The following proteins are co-located in the Penaeus vannamei isolate JL-2024 chromosome 34, ASM4276789v1, whole genome shotgun sequence genome:
- the LOC113828070 gene encoding mucin-2 — MANSDDTKKVLTKYSNKQLGCDYSSSPRHNLNLAANGRQLKKDEEKKETTSKVRESAYLTPTTCQALDSTYLTPTTCQALDTTYLTPTTCQALDTTYLTPTTCQAIDTTYLTPTTCQAIDSTYLTPTTSQAIDTTYLTPTTCQALDTTYLTPTTCQALDTTYLTPTTCQALDTTYLTPTTCQALDTTYLTPTTCQALDTTYLTPTTCQALDSTYLTPTTCQAIDTIDTTYLTPTTCQALDSTYITPTTCQALDTTYLTPTTCQALDSTYITPTTCQALDSTYLTPTTCQDPDSTYPTPTTCQAIDSTCLTPTTCQALDSTYPTPTTCQALDSTYPTPTTCQDPDSTYPTPTTCQEPRQYLPNTNHLPSPRQYLPNTNHLPRPRQYLPNTNHLPSPRQYLPNTNHLPRTPTVLTQHQPPAKPSTVLTQHQPPAKTPTVLTQHQPPAKNPDSTYPTPTTCQALDSTYPTPTTCQALDSTYPTPTTCQDPDSTYPTPTTCQEPRQYLPNTNHLPSPRQYLPNTNHLPRPRQYLPNTNHLPRTPTVLTQHQPPAKPSTVLTQHQPPAKTPTVLTQHQPPAKPSTVLTQHQPPAKNPDSTYPTPTTCQALDSTYPTPTNCQAIDSTCLTPTTCQALDSTYPTPTTCQALDSTYPTPTTCQAIDSTCLTPTTCQALDSTYPTPTNCQAIDSTYPTPTTCQAIDSTCLTPTTCQALDSTYPTPTTCQALDSTYPTPTTCQAIDSTCLTPTTCQALDSTYPTPTTCQALDSTYPTPTTCQAIDSTCLTPTTCQALDSTYPTPTTCQALDSTYPTPTTCQAIDSTCLTPTTCQALDSTYPTPTTCQALDSTYPTPTTCQAIDSTCLTPTTCQALDSTYPTPTTCQALDSTCLTPTTYPSTIPATSSPSRLPRATGATPRGTPSSHQHFARRATDKRRRPAPKTSLSP, encoded by the exons ATGGCTAATAGCGATGACACAAAGAAAGTCCTAACAAAATACAGCAACAAACAGCTGGGGTGTgat TACTCATCAAGTCCTCGACACAACCTCAATCTCGCAGCCAATGGACGCCAACTCAAAAAGgacgaggaaaaaaaggaaacgactTCCAAAGTCCGTGAAAG TGCGTACCTAacaccaaccacctgccaagCCCTCGACAGTACTTACCTAacaccaaccacctgccaagCCCTCGACACTACGTACCTAacaccaaccacctgccaagCCCTCGACACTACGTACCTAacaccaaccacctgccaagCCATCGACACTACGTACCTAacaccaaccacctgccaagCCATCGACAGTACTTACCTAACACCAACCACCTCCCAAGCCATCGACACTACGTACCTAacaccaaccacctgccaagCCCTCGACACTACGTACCTAacaccaaccacctgccaagCCCTCGACACTACGTACCTAacaccaaccacctgccaagCCCTCGACACTACGTACCTAacaccaaccacctgccaagCCCTCGACACTACGTACCTAacaccaaccacctgccaagCCCTCGACACTACGTACCTAacaccaaccacctgccaagCCCTCGACAGTACTTACCTAacaccaaccacctgccaagCCATCGACA CCATCGACACTACGTACCTAacaccaaccacctgccaagCCCTCGACAGTACGTACATAacaccaaccacctgccaagCCCTCGACACTACGTACCTAacaccaaccacctgccaagCCCTCGACAGTACGTACATAacaccaaccacctgccaagCCCTCGACAGTACTTACCTAacaccaaccacctgccaagACCCCGACAGTACTTACCCAacaccaaccacctgccaagCCATCGACAGTACGTGCCTAacaccaaccacctgccaagccctcgacagtacttacccaacaccaaccacctgccaagccctcgacagtacttacccaacaccaaccacctgccaagACCCCGACAGTACTTACCCAacaccaaccacctgccaagAACCCCGACAGTACTTACCCAacaccaaccacctgccaagccctcgacagtacttacccaacaccaaccacctgccaagACCCCGACAGTACTTACCCAacaccaaccacctgccaagccctcgacagtacttacccaacaccaaccacctgccaagAACCCCGACAGTACTTACCCAacaccaaccacctgccaagccctcgacagtacttacccaacaccaaccacctgccaagACCCCGACAGTACTTACCCAacaccaaccacctgccaagAACCCCGACAGTACTTACCCAacaccaaccacctgccaagccctcgacagtacttacccaacaccaaccacctgccaagccctcgacagtacttacccaacaccaaccacctgccaagACCCCGACAGTACTTACCCAacaccaaccacctgccaagAACCCCGACAGTACTTACCCAacaccaaccacctgccaagccctcgacagtacttacccaacaccaaccacctgccaagACCCCGACAGTACTTACCCAacaccaaccacctgccaagAACCCCGACAGTACTTACCCAacaccaaccacctgccaagccctcgacagtacttacccaacaccaaccacctgccaagACCCCGACAGTACTTACCCAacaccaaccacctgccaagccctcgacagtacttacccaacaccaaccacctgccaagAACCCCGACAGTACTTACCCAacaccaaccacctgccaagCCCTCGACAGTACTTACCCAACACCAACCAACTGCCAAGCCATCGACAGTACGTGCCTAacaccaaccacctgccaagccctcgacagtacttacccaacaccaaccacctgccaagccctcgacagtacttacccaacaccaaccacctgccaagCCATCGACAGTACGTGCCTAacaccaaccacctgccaagCCCTCGACAGTACTTACCCAACACCAACCAACTGCCAAGCCATCGACAGTACTTACCCAacaccaaccacctgccaagCCATCGACAGTACGTGCCTAacaccaaccacctgccaagccctcgacagtacttacccaacaccaaccacctgccaagccctcgacagtacttacccaacaccaaccacctgccaagCCATCGACAGTACGTGCCTAacaccaaccacctgccaagccctcgacagtacttacccaacaccaaccacctgccaagccctcgacagtacttacccaacaccaaccacctgccaagCCATCGACAGTACGTGCCTAacaccaaccacctgccaagccctcgacagtacttacccaacaccaaccacctgccaagccctcgacagtacttacccaacaccaaccacctgccaagCCATCGACAGTACGTGCCTAacaccaaccacctgccaagccctcgacagtacttacccaacaccaaccacctgccaagccctcgacagtacttacccaacaccaaccacctgccaagCCATCGACAGTACGTGCCTAacaccaaccacctgccaagccctcgacagtacttacccaacaccaaccacctgccaagCCCTCGACAGTACGTGCCTAACACCAACCACCTATCCTAGCACCATTCCAGCGACCAGCTCTCCCTCGCGGTTACCAAGAGCAACGGGAGCGACGCCGAGAGGGACGCCATCATCGCACCAGCATTTCGCCAGACGTGCAACAGACAAAAGGAGACGGCCTGCACCCAAAACATCTTTGTCCCCTTGA